In Paracoccus contaminans, the genomic stretch AGAAACGCCGCGAAATCCAGCGGTTCAAGCAGCGCCAACACGGCGCGGTGGACGACCTGCGTGCCGGACTGGTTTTCATAGGCCGCGGAAATCACGCTTTCATGGGTGCTTTCCAGCCGGTCGAGCCGGCGTTCCAGCGCCTCCATCGCGCGGCCGCGGATATCGACGACATTGTCGCCCAGCTCGGCCTCGCGCGCGGCCACCAGCGCGCGCATCAGCGCGCGATCGCCCAGGATCAGCGCCGGATCGGCAAGCAGCCGGCTGCGCGTGGCCTCGTCCAGTCCGGCCGTATCCGGCCCGGCCCCGTCGGGCGAGATCCCGTCGGGTGCGCCCGCATCGCTGGGCCGATCCTGGGTCACGAACCGATCTTCTGGCCGGTCTTGGCCCAGTCGGCGTTGAACTGCTCCAGGCCCTTGTCGGTCAGGACATGGTTTGCCATCGCCTTGATGACGGCGGGCGGGGCGGTGATCACGTCGGCCCCGATGCGCGCGCATTCGATGATATGGTTCACCGAACGGATCGAGGCGGCCAGGATGTTCGTCTCGAACCCGTAATTGTCATAGATCGTGCGGATATCGGCGATCAGTTCCATCCCGTCCAGCCCGATATCATCCAGCCGGCCGATGAAGGGGCTGACGAAGGTCGCGCCGGCCTTGGCGGCAAGGATCGCCTGCGCCGAGGTGAAGCACAGCGTCACATTGACCATGTGCCCCTCGTCGCTCAGCGCCTTGCAGGCTTTCAGCCCGTCCCAGGTCAACGGCACCTTGACGGTGACATTGGGGGCGATGGCGGCCAGGTGCTTGCCCTCGCGGATCATGTCGTCGGCCTTGTCGGACACGACCTCGGCGGAAACGGGGCCGGGGACGAGTTCGCAGATTTCCTTGGTGACTTCGGAAATATTGCGCCCGGATTTGAGGATCAGCGAGGGGTTCGTGGTGACGCCGTCCACCATCCCCAGCTCGTGCAGCTCGCGGATGGCGGCGATGTCGGCGGTATCGACGAAGAATCTCATGGCGGAAGGCCTCTGGTTGAACCCGGTTGCAAGGGGTTTAACGTGAATGGGCGCCCGCCGGAACCCCGGCTGCGCTCTCAGGCCGTCAGCCCATCGGGTTCGGGCAGGCGGTTGACACGCGCCGCCGCGGTCAGCGTGTTGGCCAGCAGGCAGGCAATGGTCATCGGCCCGACCCCGCCCGGCACCGGGGTGATCGCCCCCGCCACCCGCCGCGCGGCGTCGAAATCCACATCGCCCACCAGCCCCGCATCGGTGCGGTTGATGCCCACATCGATCACCGTCGCGCCGGGCTTGATCCAGTCGCCCTGGACGAAACGGGGCCGCCCGACCGCGGCCACGACGATATCGGCGCGCCGGCACAGCGCGGGCAGCTCGCGCGTGCGGGAATGGGCCACCGTCACCGTCGCGTCGTTCGCCAGCAGCAGTTGCGCCATCGGCCTGCCGACGATGTTCGACCGCCCGATCACCAGCGCATCCAGCCCCGCCAGCGAACCCAGCCGATCCCGCAGCAGCATCAGGCAGCCCAGCGGCGTGCAGGGCACCATCGCCCGCTGCCCGGTCGCAAGGCGGCCCGCGTTCAGCACGGTAAAGCCGTCCACGTCCTTTTCGGGCGCGATGGCGTTGATGACCGCCGTCTCGTCCACATGCGGGGGCAGCGGCAGCTGGACAAGGATGCCGTTCACGGCCGGATCGTCGTTCAGCCGCCCGACCAGCGCCAGCAGGGTTTCCTGCGGCGTGTCCGCGGGCAGGCGATGTTCAAAGCCCTGCATTCCCGCCTCGGCCGTGGCCCTCGCCTTGGACCTGACATAGACGGCCGATGCCGGGTCGTCCCCGACCAGCACCACGGCAAGGCCCGGAACGATCCCGTGGGTGGATCGCATCGCGGCGACCTGTGCGCCGATCCGGGCGCGCAGATCGGCGGCAAGGGCCTTGCCGTCGATAATGTCAGCAGTCATCGGTTTCTCCCAGCACGCGGGCTTCCTGGCGGATGAAATGATCCATCATCACCCGCCACAGCGTCTCGGCCAGGTCGGGATCATAGCCTGCGGCGAGGGCGTTGCGGCGGGCATTGGCAGCGACCTGTTCGACCCGCGCGTCGATGCGCGCAGGCAGGCCGGCGGCGGCCTTGATCTGGGCGGCACGGTCGACGATGCGCGAGCGGACCCCCAACAGGCGGGCCAGTTCGCGGTCCACGCCGTCCATCGCAACCCGCAGCGCCGTCATGTCCGGCAGGCGGGCGATCTCGTCAGGGGTCGGCAGGGCCGAGGCCGGGCCGCAGGCTGGGTGGGGGGCTGGGTTGGGGGCTGGATCGGTCATGGCGCGTTGATTGCCCGCCTGCCCGTCAGGTTCAAGACCCCAGCGCGCCTGCGGACGGCGCCGGGGCCGGCAGTGTCAGTAGGTCTTTTCGAGATAGTCGGTGATCTTGCCGGCATCGGCCTGTTCAATGGGCGCCTTGTAGACCTCGATCATCTTCTTGACCTCGGCGGCCCAGAAGTCATGCCCCTTCTGCGGCGGCTGGCTCAGGATGTAATCGACCGAATGGCATGTCTGGCAGTTTGCCTCGGCCAGCTCGACATTGGCGCCGGGCCTGAGAACCGCGCTGTCCTCGGGCAGCGCGTATTCGGCGGCAAGGGCGGGGGCGGCCAGCATCAGGGCGGCCACGGCGATCGCGGAACGGTCGATCATGTCATCCTTCCTCATGCCGCGGTGATGCGGGTCGTCTCGACCACGTTGCGCATGTAACCGGCAGGGTTCCAGCGCAGCTCGGTCGGCTGCGTCTCTCCCGCCGTGCTGGTCGCGCGGACCTTGAGGCTGTGATTCCCCGCCTTCAGCGTCACGGGCAGCGTCCACTGGCGGAAGGAATACCTGCCCAGGTCCTCGCCCAGCTTCGCCTCGGCCCAAGTCGCGCCGTCATCGATCGATACTTCGACCCTGGCGATGCCGCTGCCGCCGTCAAAGGCGATGCCGCGCAGCATCGTTTCGGCGCCCGCGCTGACCTGATCGCCGTCCACCACGCTGGTGATGAAGCTGCGGATCACGAAGCGGCCGATGGGCCGGGTCTTGTCCGGCTTGGTGCCCGGCGGGACCGAGGCGGTGTCATTGTCCGGGATGCGGTAGGCCTTGGTCATCCAATAGCCCTCGAAGGGCTTGTCCAGCACGGTGATGGTGTCGAGATGCTTGATCCAGTAGGTGCCGAAATAGCCCGGCACGACCAGCCGCACGGGATAGCCGTTCAGCCAGGGTAAATCCTGGCCGTTCATCGCCCAGGCCAGCATCACCTCGCCATCCAGGGCGTGATCCAGCTTCAGCGACTTCTCGAAATCGGGGGTGCCTTCCAGCACCGGCCCGTCC encodes the following:
- the fsa gene encoding fructose-6-phosphate aldolase, yielding MRFFVDTADIAAIRELHELGMVDGVTTNPSLILKSGRNISEVTKEICELVPGPVSAEVVSDKADDMIREGKHLAAIAPNVTVKVPLTWDGLKACKALSDEGHMVNVTLCFTSAQAILAAKAGATFVSPFIGRLDDIGLDGMELIADIRTIYDNYGFETNILAASIRSVNHIIECARIGADVITAPPAVIKAMANHVLTDKGLEQFNADWAKTGQKIGS
- the folD gene encoding bifunctional methylenetetrahydrofolate dehydrogenase/methenyltetrahydrofolate cyclohydrolase FolD — translated: MTADIIDGKALAADLRARIGAQVAAMRSTHGIVPGLAVVLVGDDPASAVYVRSKARATAEAGMQGFEHRLPADTPQETLLALVGRLNDDPAVNGILVQLPLPPHVDETAVINAIAPEKDVDGFTVLNAGRLATGQRAMVPCTPLGCLMLLRDRLGSLAGLDALVIGRSNIVGRPMAQLLLANDATVTVAHSRTRELPALCRRADIVVAAVGRPRFVQGDWIKPGATVIDVGINRTDAGLVGDVDFDAARRVAGAITPVPGGVGPMTIACLLANTLTAAARVNRLPEPDGLTA
- a CDS encoding molybdopterin-dependent oxidoreductase, translated to MLGLMGGGRTLAALAGSVTLPFANGERPLVTYPGKRAMIGLTSRPPQLETPFRVFDEGVLTPNDAFFVRYHLAGIPESIDTDAYRITVAGKVATPLSLSLKDLREGFTPVEIVAAHQCSGNSRGFVEPRVAGGQLANGAMGNARWTGVPLRAVLERAGIDPSAVEVAFGGLDGPVLEGTPDFEKSLKLDHALDGEVMLAWAMNGQDLPWLNGYPVRLVVPGYFGTYWIKHLDTITVLDKPFEGYWMTKAYRIPDNDTASVPPGTKPDKTRPIGRFVIRSFITSVVDGDQVSAGAETMLRGIAFDGGSGIARVEVSIDDGATWAEAKLGEDLGRYSFRQWTLPVTLKAGNHSLKVRATSTAGETQPTELRWNPAGYMRNVVETTRITAA
- a CDS encoding chorismate mutase produces the protein MTDPAPNPAPHPACGPASALPTPDEIARLPDMTALRVAMDGVDRELARLLGVRSRIVDRAAQIKAAAGLPARIDARVEQVAANARRNALAAGYDPDLAETLWRVMMDHFIRQEARVLGETDDC
- a CDS encoding cytochrome c, which gives rise to MIDRSAIAVAALMLAAPALAAEYALPEDSAVLRPGANVELAEANCQTCHSVDYILSQPPQKGHDFWAAEVKKMIEVYKAPIEQADAGKITDYLEKTY